DNA sequence from the Vicia villosa cultivar HV-30 ecotype Madison, WI linkage group LG3, Vvil1.0, whole genome shotgun sequence genome:
TGTTGCTGTGTTGTATGCATTGTATGATTTGTAAAAGTTGGCACTGGCTGTTGCTGTGTTGTTTGCATTGTATGATTTGTAAAAGTTGGTACTGGCTGTTGCTGCGTTGTTTGCATTGTATGATTCGTAAAAGGTGGTGGGGGTGGGGCTGGCTGTAATGGTGGTACACTACCATAACCATATGGAGAGATGACCCCTCCTGTTGACTGCACATATTGCTGGGGTGATGGATTACTATATAAGTGATATTGACCTTGCATCGACGGGGCTGCATTGTGCATAGTTGGTTGAGTTACCAAAACTGAAGGATATGAATGGTTTGGCACGGCATTCAACTGTTGTGCTGGCATAAAGACATGAGCATCTGAACTTGGCATTGATATCATAGAATTTGACGTGGACTCCGACGTTAGACGAGCACTCTTTGCCTCTTCTGCAGCAAATGTTGAGAGAACAGAACGCATGATCAATTGAGATGATGATGAAGCTGTAAGTTTATCTGCAACCTCAGCGGCAATTGCTGCAGCTGACTTTTTAGTTGCTGCTTCTGATTGTGAAGCTGCATCAGTGCTTGAAGTTCTTTTAAATGATGCATCCTGTGACGGATCTTCATTATCGAGTCGCTTCTGCATGTTGCTAGCCTCTTCTATTTGTGCTTGAGCAACCTAAAGATTAATAATCAGATAAGTTTAAATTTGCCAGCAATTTTATAAGCCAAAATATATTCGAGTTTTAATAACgaaagtacacacaagtaataaATATGACTAGGTAGAAAACACAAACTCACTTACATTTACTTTCACTTTCACCAAGTAACTCCTCAACCAAAACTGCCTTTAAGTTTTATAAATACAGCTAATTACACTGACCTCATGGGTTCATGAAACCCAAGCAAATACCTTCTAAAGATTAAGGATATTACACTGACTTCTCTATTTAAATTTTCATCAGACAAAACATACCCTTCCGTTTATATTTGTTGAGACATTAATTACCAGAAAAGATGAGAGGACTATACTCCTCTGTTTATATTTGCTGAGACATCTGTTTAGGAAGTTAGGTTCATAAAGTTTAAGGAAGGTAGGATCAGGTATAATTTCTTCTATTGATGTTTTACAACATATGACTCAGAACTGCAGTGAGTTCTCCATGATAGACTTATTAGAGATATACATAAAAGAGGAATCACTAGAAAAGTAATTAAATGGTAAGAAACTCAAATAAACCATTGATGCATATTACATTCTAATAGGGACAAGAAACCAGTCAAAATATGACAGCCTTCTGATGAAAATAACCATTCATGAATAGTACATTTTACCTGCATCTGTGTACGAACACTCTCCAGTTCCGATTCCTAATACCACAAACAGTAGAAAGAAGATATGCGGTCAGGAAAAGCCAAAAACATATATTTGTTGCAAATACAAGCACCAACTCATTGAGCTCAAGGACCTAAAGACATACCTGCTCGAGCAAAGCTTCTTTTAACTGATATACTAGGGCTGCTCTACTTGCTTCAACTAATTTAAGTTTCTCTATGCAACGTTTTAATAGATTTTGTTGCTCTTCTAGATCCTTCATCAAAGTTTTCCGCTTAGGATCCTTAGCTGAAGCTGAAAAAGAAAGCAATATTAGAACTGTACCTTTCAAGATCCAGATGTTACTTCTGTTGAGTTGTTTGCTTACCGGTGGTACATGCAATATCAACATCTTTCTCTATCTTCCTCACACGCTGAACAGCGGACTTGCAATTACTCATGTCTTCATCTTCATTGGCCTGTTCACTGAGCACCAAATGAAATGCAGACACTATTTTTTCTGTCGTTCCTCCTATGGACAATTTCTGGCACCATACAACAACATGGAAGTAAGAATGTGAAATGAACATAGCAAACCACTTTTAAGGATATAATCATCTAGCATCAATTCAGTGATTAGTAAAAAAACAGGGAAAGCAGACTGGAACTTAGTCTCACCGATTTAATAGAACGAGAATCCCTTTTCAAAATCTTTACAGAATCCCTTTTCATAACTTTAACAGAACGCGATCTCTTTTTGCCGAGTTCCAATGGCGGAGGAGAGCCCTCTCCAAGCATTATATCCTTGAGGTTTTGCACATGAGACCCAAAAACATTCCTTTCCCCCCATACTTCAAGCTAAAATTAGGTAAGAACCAAAATAAATCAATACTTTTTCAAATCATATGATCAGCATTTATAGTCATATCTAACATTATAACCCAAGCATGAATAAAACATCTGCGCAATTTCATATTCTTTCACACACCCACTTTCCCATTTATCGGAATTTCGCACAGACGCATTCACTCGAGGCTTCTGAATATTTATTACAAACACTATGAAAGGGGCTTACCAGTCTAGCTACTGTACGATTTCCCTTATCATTGTTTTTCGCAAGAACATCCTTGACTGCTGCAGAAAGAACCTtccaaaactcaatcacaaaCTCATTCCCATTACGCTTGCTGTTCTGCATGATGTCATTTGCAAGATACAAAAGGGGAATTTGGCGTTCTATATCTGATTTGTCAAACTGTATTTTCCATGTCGAAACAACTTGTTCAGCATTGCTCCGGTTAAATATACACCAATGTGATAAAGCTATATCAAAAGTTAACGATAACAACCAACTTCAAAAACACTATAATTCAgtaattacaaaaaaaatcaaagattgcTAGATCCTGAAATatccaaaatcaaaatcaaaatcgagaaaaaaataaaaaaggatacttTCAATGGCTGCCTGAGAGCTATTAAGCTTGGAGAGCTTGTCAGCGAGTATCAGCTCCTGGAAATCTTTGTTCATGTTCAACTTTTTTGCTTCAACGAGAATTTGAAAACCGAAACCCTAGAATCCTGTGAAGCCAATTTACGGAAAACCTAAAAGGAACGGTTCAATTTTGTGAATATAAACCCTAGAAGAGATTTGGGAGGAAAAAGAGGTTCAATAGATAAATCGATGTTTGAAGAGAGGGGGGAAATTGAGTTACAAATTGAGCTGCATATAAGAAAGGAAGAATTTTGAGAAGACATAGTACGGTACAAGTTACAACccctaataacaatttttttGGTTCCTAATATTTTAATggttaaatttaataaatttgattCTATATGATAacttttttaaagtatttaatttttttaggttTAGGGTGGATTTGAAGTATCAAATTAggtcaatttttagaatttaaaaatagtgaaaatatgatcaaattaaataaatataaattatgatTGGCATagagaaaaatattttcattccaaaaataattattgaaaggcttaagaaaaaattgaaaacaatACAATTGTAATActcatttttatatatattttgaataaaaaattaaggtttaaaacaaaaaattaaaaatttgtacAAAAAAAACATGTCATTCTAGTCTTGGCTCGATTCATACCAAAAAAACATGTCAGCAACGTTTGTTAGAATTCATTTACTTTAGAAAATCTTTGACCTTTTTACGttattaattattcatttaaGTAAAATCAAATCCAATACATGTTTTTCTTGACGTAAACGGTTAATGAAATGGATCAATTTTTGTGTTCTTTACCTTCTTTTTGTGAAGCAAGTTAATGCAGTCATGGTTATAATTAATAAACAAAcataccctttttttttttttgaccaaaCAAACATACCCTTTGTTCAGCTTCAGCTAAAAAAACCAAACAAGTCCACAAGAACAGCTTAAATCAAAGAAATTGTTTTTCTGCGTTGATTGATTCCTCACcttaataaaagaattaaaactacttttaaaattcaataatatattttcagATGCTTTTCATTCATACTCGTTCTTAGTCAAGttttagggtatgtttggattgatggaatacgATGGAATGAAGCGGAATGGAATGAAATGAAGTTATGTTTCATcgtttgaattgattaaaaatgaATGGAATGGAGCGGTAATGGATGGAATGCATTtcatctcattccatcattttttgtaccctccgatttgggcggaatgataAAATTACTCCATTCCATCATGAGTCATGACATATCCAAATATCCAAACAATAGAATGACATCTTTATTCGATTCCGCTCCGTTCCATTCCCCTCCGCTCCCTTGCGCTCCGTTACTTTTTATGTATCTAAACATAGCCTTAAGGTTAtgtcaaaaaaaataatgaaatgtatCTTCATATAACTTAtagaaatacatctccgaacgTTTTTTTAATCAATTGCACGTCAGAGTCCCTTCTTTTTTTCCCACTTTTTTTGTACTCACTCACAAACTCTCCAAACTATCAAAACCTTTAAACTCACAAACTCTCAAACTTATTCAATTGACGTTCCAAGATTCTACCATCAATATTCAACCGATCAAAGAGTTCAACATCAAACTCGCATTTTGTAAGTTTTTTATTTCTATATACATTTGTAGAAATTAAACATTAGGATATGTAATAGATATGCTATTTAAGTGAGCAATGTATTCGATAGGTAGTTTAAATGatcaatacatttttttaatgttGAATTCATCTCATTCTATCATTCCGTTCTTCTCAGAGTTGCAAAATATTCCAGAAATgtatctttgaattttttcaacgTTTTGATTTCCAGAATCCGAAAATGCATATGTGAATTTTTTCTAACAAATGCTTATGTGATTTAATTATGGGTGTTATGGCTGATAACCAAGATAGATTGAGACACGACAGGATTGCGCAGCATGCATCGGTTCGTAGAGAAAGAGCTCGATCATCTTAGACATCGGTTGGTTCTAGTACAATTGATGCGGAGGCATCAACTTTTGAGACTCAAGCATCTCGAGCTTCCAAATCAATTTATCTCAAAATGAATGCAACTCAGCTAAGCATGTTGTGTAAAGGGTGAATTCGAATGTACACCTCCGAATtaaattttgagagaaaaaaagGTGAAACTCAAAACGGATTTTGATGTGAAAAAATATGCAGAAGAAAGTACATTTCCAAATTTATAGAGCATTTTCACATTTCCTTCAAGTGATTCTCCACCACATAGAATGGAGAAACAATCCCCTAATAATGTTGTACTAGTAATTTCAATCTTCACCATTAGGCCCTATTGTCTTCATTTTTTTATGACCAGGAAGTTCGTTGCTTGGGGAAATATCACTCTCATTTTTCTATATTGAAAagtaaaactcataactttgcaTTGATGAAATTGTCATAAACAAGGTTAATCAATATCAGAAAGGCCAAAGCTGCACATTAGAGCGTCAACAAAATCACAACGCCAGTGATTTTGGTAAACTTCACTGATTCCATTACATACAAGTTTGTTAATCAACCCCTTCTAAAAAAGATCTAACATTATCTGGTGCATGTGACTGTCAAGTGAAACACAAGGTTTGGAGAAAACCAGTACACTCCCTCCCTACACACATACAAACGTGACATTATACAAATGAAAACACACATCAACAAAAAACAATCACGTGCCATTAACAGAATGATACCATAATTCAGTTCCATGGCAATAGAATAAACATAagtaatgtcaaatattttcatcAAAGTCTAAAATAGTTGGGAAAAGGTTCACTGAAAATAGTTCGAACTGCAGGGAAAATATATCCACCGAAGTGGCTCTTAGTTTAAGAAGTTCCAACACTAACAAGGAAATTCAAATCTCAAATGACAATTTTTTTTCTGATACAAACACCAGCAGACCTGCCGAGATGCACTCACTGCTTCCATAATACCACTAACTAACACAATGGCCATAAATAAAAGAGCATCAAGCTACCAGAGACAAATTGCCGATTAATTGCTTAATGTCTCGTACTTTTACCTTGGGCCGCGAGTTTTGCAGCAACTTGCTCTTCAGACAAAGGTAAATAATAGATCCGAGGAGTTGCTGTGGTTTTGCGGAAGAGATCATCCAGAGTGACAATAGGTGGTTCCACTTTCTCAGGAAGGGGTGGTGGCGATGGAAGACGTTCCCTTGCAACTGGTGGGGGCCTTGACAATGGTGGTGGAGGTGGGAGAGCAACTGGAAGATGCTGCTCCCTGTGCTGACGCGGGGAAGGCTCTGGCTGTGATAAAGGTGGTGCGGGAGGAAGTGTTGGAACACTGTTTACAGAGGCAGTTGGTGTTGGAGGAGCTTCTAACTTCATTTTCACCTCTTCAGGATCAACATACTCTGCAACCAAGAGCCGCCCGCCATTTGGAGGCCATTGCAAGTTATACACAGCATTTCGTGTCTCAACAGCCTCTTCAGTGGACGAGTACTGGCATCATCAAAAAAAAGTTTAGAAGATTACTCAAAAGTTAGAACCATGTGATAAATGTAATAACATCACATTGGAATTTACAGTAGAAAGAAGGCAGTGAAATAAGAACTGTCTTACAGTAACATAGCAATGGGTCTTTATTTGATCCATCCAGAAACTGCTGACACTCCCAGTTTTGCCAAGAAGTTCTTGCACTGCTTTTAGGGTAAATGGACGAAGGAATTGATCAATCCTGAGGGAATTAGTCGGGGTCCTTCGTGATGGTGGAACTGCCAAAAGAAACATTTAGACCCAAAAAGGAAGAGATAGAAGACACAAACACACACCAGTCAAACAACAAAGAAAACCCGTAAAATAAGGGTACTGTACAT
Encoded proteins:
- the LOC131661434 gene encoding uncharacterized protein LOC131661434, which translates into the protein MNKDFQELILADKLSKLNSSQAAIETLSHWCIFNRSNAEQVVSTWKIQFDKSDIERQIPLLYLANDIMQNSKRNGNEFVIEFWKVLSAAVKDVLAKNNDKGNRTVARLLEVWGERNVFGSHVQNLKDIMLGEGSPPPLELGKKRSRSVKVMKRDSVKILKRDSRSIKSKLSIGGTTEKIVSAFHLVLSEQANEDEDMSNCKSAVQRVRKIEKDVDIACTTASAKDPKRKTLMKDLEEQQNLLKRCIEKLKLVEASRAALVYQLKEALLEQESELESVRTQMQVAQAQIEEASNMQKRLDNEDPSQDASFKRTSSTDAASQSEAATKKSAAAIAAEVADKLTASSSSQLIMRSVLSTFAAEEAKSARLTSESTSNSMISMPSSDAHVFMPAQQLNAVPNHSYPSVLVTQPTMHNAAPSMQGQYHLYSNPSPQQYVQSTGGVISPYGYGSVPPLQPAPPPPPFTNHTMQTTQQQPVPTFTNHTMQTTQQQPVPTFTNHTMHTTQQQPGPAYRNHTMQITQQHPVPIHVPVPPSFRPLQPSGTMYYVNH